Proteins from a genomic interval of Streptomyces sp. SID8374:
- a CDS encoding antibiotic biosynthesis monooxygenase → MSVVKINVLTVPQEQRETLEKRFASRAHAVESSDGFEWFELLRPVEGTDDYLVYTRWRDEASFQAWMEGPMKAAHQGGGGGADGGGERPKPAASGSTVWSFEVVQQAGPAGA, encoded by the coding sequence ATGAGCGTAGTCAAGATCAATGTGCTGACCGTCCCCCAGGAACAACGCGAGACGCTGGAGAAGCGCTTCGCGTCCCGTGCCCACGCCGTCGAGAGCTCCGACGGGTTCGAGTGGTTCGAGCTCCTCCGGCCCGTCGAGGGCACGGACGACTACCTCGTCTACACGCGGTGGCGTGACGAGGCGTCCTTCCAGGCCTGGATGGAAGGACCGATGAAGGCTGCCCACCAGGGCGGTGGCGGTGGTGCCGACGGCGGCGGCGAACGTCCGAAGCCGGCGGCCAGTGGGTCCACCGTCTGGTCCTTCGAGGTCGTGCAGCAGGCCGGTCCCGCCGGCGCGTAG
- a CDS encoding helix-turn-helix transcriptional regulator: MERDQLADFLRRRREAIRPAEVGIAEGPRRRTAGLRREEVAMLAGMSVDYVVRLEQGRSSQPSPQLLGALARALRLTDDERDHLFHLAGHQPPPGESVAGLARAGLVRMLDLLGDTPAMVVSDLGEVLAQNRMSLLLAGDHTGFSGDRRYLVYRWFTDPAARAAGAPEEREHQARQLVADLRAAVGRRSGDQAIARLVGRLRAASPDFDRLWSEHEVAVRRADRKTLLNPRVGRLVMDCETLVTPDHGQLLLVLTPADAETRERLDLLRVLGVEEFTTGGSGTSER, from the coding sequence ATGGAACGTGATCAGCTGGCCGATTTCCTGCGCAGGCGCCGTGAGGCGATCCGCCCGGCCGAGGTGGGCATCGCCGAGGGGCCCCGGCGCCGCACCGCCGGGCTGCGCCGGGAGGAGGTGGCGATGCTCGCCGGTATGTCGGTGGACTACGTCGTACGCCTGGAACAGGGCCGCAGCAGTCAGCCCTCGCCCCAGTTGCTCGGGGCGCTGGCCAGGGCGTTGCGCCTCACCGACGACGAGCGGGACCACCTCTTCCACCTGGCCGGTCACCAGCCGCCGCCCGGCGAATCGGTGGCCGGCCTCGCCCGTGCCGGGCTGGTCCGCATGCTCGACCTGCTCGGCGACACCCCGGCCATGGTGGTGTCCGATCTGGGCGAGGTCCTCGCCCAGAACCGTATGTCGCTCCTGCTGGCGGGCGACCACACCGGCTTCTCGGGCGACCGGCGCTACCTCGTGTACCGCTGGTTCACCGACCCCGCCGCCCGCGCGGCCGGTGCGCCGGAGGAGCGGGAGCACCAGGCCCGGCAGCTGGTGGCGGACCTGCGGGCGGCCGTCGGGCGCCGGTCCGGCGATCAGGCGATCGCCCGACTCGTCGGCCGGCTGCGGGCCGCGAGCCCCGACTTCGACCGGCTCTGGTCCGAGCACGAGGTCGCGGTCCGGCGCGCCGACCGCAAGACCCTGCTGAACCCACGGGTGGGCCGCCTGGTGATGGACTGCGAAACGCTGGTCACGCCCGACCACGGCCAGCTGCTGCTCGTCCTCACCCCGGCGGATGCCGAGACCCGTGAGCGGCTGGATCTGCTGCGCGTACTGGGCGTCGAAGAGTTCACGACGGGGGGTTCGGGCACGTCCGAGCGGTGA
- a CDS encoding aldo/keto reductase, which produces MQTRTLGTTGPAVSALGLGAMGMSDAYGPTDRAESLATVHAALEAGVTLIDTGDFYAMGHNELLLAEALRGRDRDSYALSVKFGALRGPGHEFSGQDSRPEAVKNFLAYSLTRLGTDHIDIYRPARLDPDVPIEETVGAIKEMVDAGYVRHIGLSEVGAATIRRAHAVHPIADLQIEYSLISRAVEAEVLPTLRELGIGLTAYGVLSRGLISGHWSTDRAAPGDSRGFVPRFSPGNVEHNLALVDALRRVAEAKGCTVAQLAIAWVAAQGQDIVPLVGARTRERLTEALPALDVDLTADDLAEIEKAVPPGSARGDRYPAAFMAGLGVGN; this is translated from the coding sequence ATGCAGACACGAACCCTGGGCACCACAGGACCCGCCGTCTCCGCACTCGGCCTGGGCGCGATGGGCATGTCGGACGCCTACGGCCCCACCGACCGCGCGGAATCCCTCGCGACCGTCCACGCCGCGCTGGAAGCAGGCGTCACGCTGATCGACACCGGCGACTTCTACGCCATGGGCCACAACGAACTGCTGCTCGCCGAGGCGCTGCGCGGCCGCGACCGGGACAGCTACGCGCTGAGCGTCAAATTCGGCGCGCTGCGGGGGCCGGGCCATGAGTTCAGCGGGCAGGACAGCCGTCCCGAGGCGGTGAAGAACTTCCTGGCCTACTCGCTGACCCGGCTGGGCACCGACCACATCGACATCTACCGCCCGGCCCGCCTGGACCCCGACGTGCCGATCGAGGAGACGGTGGGCGCGATCAAGGAGATGGTCGACGCCGGATACGTACGCCACATCGGCCTCTCGGAGGTCGGCGCCGCGACGATCCGCCGGGCGCACGCCGTGCACCCGATCGCCGACCTCCAGATCGAATACTCGCTGATCTCCCGCGCGGTCGAGGCGGAGGTCCTGCCCACCCTTCGGGAGCTCGGCATCGGCCTCACCGCGTACGGCGTCCTGAGCCGCGGCCTCATCTCCGGCCACTGGTCCACGGACCGCGCGGCCCCCGGTGACAGCCGCGGCTTCGTCCCGCGGTTCTCGCCCGGCAACGTGGAGCACAACCTCGCCCTCGTGGACGCCCTGCGCCGGGTCGCCGAGGCCAAGGGGTGCACCGTCGCCCAGCTGGCCATCGCCTGGGTGGCCGCACAGGGCCAGGACATCGTGCCGCTCGTCGGCGCCCGCACCCGGGAGCGGCTGACCGAGGCGCTGCCCGCCCTGGACGTGGACCTCACCGCGGACGACCTCGCCGAGATCGAGAAGGCGGTTCCGCCGGGCTCGGCACGCGGCGACCGGTACCCGGCCGCGTTCATGGCAGGCCTCGGCGTCGGCAACTGA
- a CDS encoding iron ABC transporter permease: MATSVDRIPSKPARPSRAGTGSPPPRRIPLPILLTGLCLALPVSLVCGAGLGASGLSWAEVLRHLWAGLTGGAIGPDEVPAYTIVWELRLSRAVLAAIVGAGLSAVGVAVQAMVRNALADPFVLGISSGAAVGANAVLIFGALGALGIWALSTAAFVSALLAMLLVYAVARTERGLTPLRLVLTGTAMYYGFSAVTTFMVFAAERGEAARSAMMWLLGSLSGANWASVPIAAAAVLTGLAHLGWSARRLNALAMGDETAAALGVDPGRLRKELFLVSAAVTGAVVAVSGAIGFVGLMVPHAVRMLVGADHRRVLLVAPLAGAVLLIWVDILSRVVLAPAELPVGVLTAVIGVPCFILLMRRRSYSFGGI; this comes from the coding sequence GTGGCCACGTCTGTCGACCGCATACCCTCCAAGCCCGCGCGCCCGTCCCGCGCCGGTACGGGGTCGCCGCCACCCCGGCGCATACCCCTGCCAATCCTCCTGACCGGCCTGTGCCTCGCCCTCCCCGTCTCCCTCGTCTGCGGAGCCGGACTCGGTGCTTCGGGGCTCTCCTGGGCCGAGGTGCTGCGCCATCTGTGGGCGGGCCTGACCGGTGGCGCCATCGGGCCCGACGAGGTGCCCGCGTACACCATCGTCTGGGAACTGCGCCTGTCGCGCGCCGTGTTGGCCGCGATCGTCGGAGCCGGGCTGTCGGCCGTCGGGGTCGCCGTCCAGGCCATGGTCCGCAACGCGCTCGCCGACCCGTTCGTGCTCGGGATCTCCTCGGGTGCGGCGGTCGGCGCCAACGCCGTACTGATCTTCGGGGCGTTGGGAGCCCTGGGCATCTGGGCGCTGTCCACAGCGGCGTTCGTCTCGGCCCTGCTCGCCATGCTGCTCGTGTACGCGGTCGCCCGCACCGAACGCGGACTCACCCCGCTGCGGCTCGTCCTGACGGGCACCGCGATGTACTACGGCTTCTCGGCCGTCACCACCTTCATGGTGTTCGCGGCCGAGCGGGGCGAGGCGGCCCGCTCCGCGATGATGTGGCTGCTCGGCAGCCTGAGCGGCGCCAACTGGGCCTCCGTCCCGATCGCCGCCGCAGCGGTGCTCACCGGCCTTGCCCACCTCGGCTGGTCGGCACGGCGCCTCAACGCCCTCGCCATGGGGGACGAGACCGCTGCCGCCCTCGGCGTCGACCCCGGGAGGCTGCGCAAGGAGCTCTTCCTGGTCTCGGCGGCCGTCACCGGGGCGGTCGTCGCGGTGAGCGGAGCGATCGGCTTCGTCGGACTGATGGTCCCGCACGCCGTACGGATGCTGGTCGGCGCGGACCACCGGAGGGTGCTGCTCGTCGCACCGCTCGCGGGAGCCGTGCTGCTGATCTGGGTGGACATCCTCTCCCGCGTGGTGCTGGCACCGGCCGAACTCCCGGTGGGCGTCCTCACCGCGGTCATCGGCGTGCCCTGCTTCATCCTGCTGATGCGCCGCCGGTCCTACTCCTTCGGAGGCATCTGA
- a CDS encoding ABC transporter ATP-binding protein — MRIDIDALTVEIAGARLVDEVTLGAGEGQLVGLVGPNGSGKSTLLRCVYRALRPTSGAVRVGGDDFHALSTREGARRLAALPQDAAAEFDFTVAEIVAMGRMPHQGPMARVTDEDRSRCDEALDGVGAAHLAERGFLTLSGGERQRVLIARALAQQPRVLVLDEPTNHLDIAHQLEILALVRASGLTVLTALHDLNLAALHCDLIHVIDGGRIVASGAPYDVLTTELLAEVFGVRAHRVAHPETGALQLLFDLPRTRPATL; from the coding sequence ATGCGGATCGACATCGACGCGCTGACCGTCGAGATCGCCGGCGCACGCCTGGTGGACGAGGTGACCCTCGGGGCGGGGGAGGGCCAGCTCGTCGGCCTGGTCGGCCCCAACGGCAGCGGGAAGTCCACGCTGCTGCGCTGCGTCTACCGGGCCCTGCGCCCCACGTCCGGCGCGGTCCGGGTCGGCGGCGACGACTTCCACGCCCTGAGCACCCGTGAGGGCGCCCGCCGCCTGGCCGCCCTCCCGCAGGACGCGGCCGCGGAGTTCGACTTCACCGTGGCCGAGATCGTGGCCATGGGGCGGATGCCGCACCAGGGCCCGATGGCGCGGGTGACCGACGAGGACCGCAGCCGCTGCGACGAGGCACTGGACGGGGTCGGCGCGGCCCACCTGGCCGAACGGGGCTTCCTCACCCTCTCCGGAGGCGAGAGGCAGCGCGTCCTCATCGCCCGCGCCCTCGCCCAGCAGCCCCGCGTCCTGGTGCTGGACGAACCGACCAACCACCTGGACATCGCCCACCAGCTGGAAATCCTGGCCCTCGTCCGCGCCAGCGGCCTCACCGTGCTCACCGCCCTGCACGACCTCAACCTCGCGGCCCTCCACTGCGACCTGATCCACGTCATCGACGGCGGCCGGATCGTCGCCTCGGGAGCCCCGTACGACGTCCTGACCACCGAGCTGCTGGCCGAGGTCTTCGGCGTACGGGCGCACCGCGTCGCCCACCCCGAGACCGGGGCGCTCCAACTGCTCTTCGACCTTCCCCGAACCCGCCCCGCCACCCTCTAA
- a CDS encoding ABC transporter substrate-binding protein: MPNLVRPAALVLAAALALTGCGADVTSQADGKDSTAEAGRHYPVTVENCGEKKSYDKAPQRVVTNDVGITEIMFALGLEDHMAGYVMPDDKGDMTSVPWKDGYKKTTWLSKQRINKELVLDARADLVFAGWNYGFNEGEGFTPAELKRVGVDSYLLSESCRNGQGKARGVMPPLEALYTDLHNLGRIFDVEDRANTLIASFRKQVAEAQAKAPKGSDRPRVFLYDDGKDKPLTSGAYAGPHDIITKAGGDHIMKDLKDSWTTVGWETVVDRDPEVIVINNYGDTSAEQKRTFLKSYKPLANVSAIKNDRIVVLDYVDLVESPRNPAAISSLAADLRKFAS; the protein is encoded by the coding sequence ATGCCGAACCTCGTACGTCCCGCAGCTCTCGTACTCGCCGCCGCCCTGGCCCTCACCGGCTGCGGAGCGGACGTCACCTCGCAGGCGGACGGGAAGGACAGCACGGCGGAAGCCGGCCGCCACTACCCGGTGACCGTCGAGAACTGCGGTGAGAAGAAGAGCTACGACAAGGCACCCCAGCGCGTCGTGACCAACGACGTGGGCATCACCGAAATCATGTTCGCCCTCGGGCTCGAGGACCACATGGCGGGATACGTGATGCCCGACGACAAGGGCGACATGACATCCGTCCCGTGGAAGGACGGCTACAAGAAGACCACGTGGCTCTCCAAGCAGCGCATCAACAAGGAACTGGTCCTCGACGCCCGCGCCGACCTCGTCTTCGCAGGCTGGAACTACGGCTTCAACGAGGGCGAGGGCTTCACCCCCGCCGAGCTGAAGCGCGTCGGCGTCGACTCGTACCTCCTGAGCGAATCGTGCCGCAACGGGCAGGGCAAGGCCCGCGGAGTCATGCCGCCACTCGAAGCGCTCTACACGGACCTGCACAACCTCGGACGGATCTTCGACGTCGAGGACCGCGCGAACACCCTCATCGCGTCCTTCCGCAAGCAGGTCGCCGAGGCGCAGGCGAAGGCGCCGAAGGGGAGCGACCGCCCGCGCGTCTTCCTGTACGACGACGGGAAGGACAAGCCGCTGACCTCGGGCGCGTACGCCGGACCGCACGACATCATCACCAAGGCGGGCGGCGACCACATCATGAAGGACCTCAAGGACAGCTGGACGACGGTGGGCTGGGAGACCGTGGTCGACCGCGACCCCGAGGTCATCGTCATCAACAACTACGGGGACACCAGCGCCGAGCAGAAGCGCACGTTCCTGAAGTCCTACAAGCCGCTCGCGAACGTCTCCGCGATCAAGAACGACCGGATCGTCGTCCTCGACTACGTGGACCTGGTCGAGAGCCCGCGCAACCCCGCGGCCATCAGCTCGCTGGCGGCGGACCTGCGGAAGTTCGCCTCGTAA
- a CDS encoding TetR/AcrR family transcriptional regulator — protein MGRVSQAQAEENRRRVVETASRLFREQGTHVSVADLMKAAGLTHGGFYKQFASKEALVDEATAHAFDGLARLREDGLERHAGQRDAAQRALISTYLSAEHRDSAADGCPAAALASDMARGSGNDEARRVYAEGVADFAQWLASEDEAEDDNGIARLCTMVGALVLARATQGSPISEEILTTAREALTDDTDATDAGSAEPTSPAVRRP, from the coding sequence ATGGGCCGCGTATCGCAGGCGCAGGCGGAGGAGAACCGCCGACGGGTGGTGGAGACCGCGTCGCGGCTCTTCCGGGAGCAGGGCACCCATGTCAGCGTCGCCGACCTCATGAAGGCGGCGGGTCTGACCCATGGCGGCTTCTACAAGCAGTTCGCCTCCAAGGAGGCGCTCGTCGACGAGGCCACCGCCCATGCCTTCGACGGGCTCGCCCGGCTCCGCGAGGACGGGCTGGAGCGGCACGCCGGGCAGCGCGATGCCGCCCAGCGGGCGCTGATCTCCACCTACCTCTCGGCAGAGCACCGCGACAGCGCCGCGGACGGCTGCCCGGCCGCCGCCCTCGCCTCCGACATGGCACGCGGATCCGGGAACGACGAGGCCCGGCGCGTCTACGCCGAGGGGGTGGCCGACTTCGCGCAGTGGCTCGCGAGCGAGGACGAGGCCGAGGACGACAACGGCATCGCCCGGCTGTGCACCATGGTCGGCGCGCTCGTCCTGGCCCGCGCCACCCAGGGCTCCCCGATCTCCGAGGAGATCCTCACCACCGCGCGCGAAGCGCTGACGGATGACACGGATGCCACGGATGCCGGTTCGGCGGAGCCGACGTCACCAGCCGTGCGGCGGCCGTGA
- a CDS encoding SDR family oxidoreductase has protein sequence MELKDAVAVVTGANRGLGRHLAAQLLERGATVYAAARRPGTVDLPGAIPLRLDVTDEESIRAAARTASDATLLVNNAGISTATTLLTGDLEAVRREMETNFYGPLSLTRAFTPVIEGNGGGAVLNVLSVLSWLHPAGLGSYAATKAAAWALTEATREELAPRGIAVSALHVGYMDTDMAAAVPADQKTDPADVAAQALDGIEKGLPEILADATTRQVRQSLATLPNTA, from the coding sequence ATGGAACTCAAGGACGCGGTCGCCGTGGTCACCGGTGCCAACCGAGGGCTCGGACGGCATCTGGCAGCCCAGCTCCTGGAGCGCGGAGCGACGGTGTACGCGGCGGCTCGCCGCCCCGGCACGGTGGACCTCCCGGGCGCCATCCCGCTGCGGCTGGACGTGACGGACGAGGAGTCGATCCGGGCCGCCGCCCGCACCGCCTCCGACGCGACGCTGCTGGTGAACAACGCGGGCATCTCCACCGCCACGACTCTGCTCACGGGTGACCTGGAGGCGGTACGCCGGGAGATGGAGACGAACTTCTACGGCCCCCTCAGCCTGACGCGGGCCTTCACCCCCGTCATCGAGGGCAACGGCGGGGGAGCGGTGCTCAACGTCCTGTCGGTCCTGTCCTGGCTGCACCCGGCCGGACTCGGGTCCTACGCCGCGACCAAGGCCGCCGCCTGGGCGCTGACCGAGGCGACCCGGGAGGAGCTGGCACCCCGCGGCATCGCCGTGTCGGCGCTGCACGTCGGATACATGGACACCGACATGGCCGCGGCCGTTCCCGCAGACCAGAAGACCGACCCCGCCGACGTCGCGGCGCAGGCTCTGGACGGCATCGAGAAGGGCCTGCCGGAAATCCTCGCCGACGCGACCACCCGCCAGGTCAGGCAGAGCCTGGCCACCCTGCCGAACACGGCGTGA
- a CDS encoding aldo/keto reductase: MPAVPDITLNNGVTIPQLGFGTFQIPPKETRETTLAALETGYRHIDTAQMYGNEKEVGQAVRDSGIDRADVFVTSKLNNDAHQHDDALRAFDRTVDELGLEYVDLFLIHWPLPGSGDFVETWKALEEIYRSGRAKAIGVSNFQPNHLRRLLESSTVVPAVNQVEVHPYLTQDAVRAFGAEHDIATEAWSPIAQGKVLSDPAITRIAERVGRTPAQVTLRWHVQRGDIVFPKSVTKKRIEENFELFDFELTEGDIGEISALNRDERTGPDPDTFNG, encoded by the coding sequence GTGCCCGCAGTACCCGACATCACCCTCAACAACGGTGTGACGATCCCCCAGCTCGGCTTCGGGACCTTCCAGATCCCGCCGAAGGAGACCCGCGAGACCACTCTGGCCGCTCTGGAGACCGGATACCGGCACATCGACACGGCGCAGATGTACGGCAACGAGAAGGAGGTCGGCCAGGCAGTCCGGGACTCGGGGATCGACCGCGCCGACGTCTTCGTGACGAGCAAGCTGAACAACGACGCGCACCAGCACGACGATGCCCTGCGGGCGTTCGACCGCACGGTGGACGAGCTCGGTCTCGAGTACGTGGACCTCTTCCTCATCCACTGGCCCCTGCCGGGTTCGGGGGACTTCGTGGAGACCTGGAAGGCGCTGGAGGAGATCTACCGGTCCGGCCGGGCCAAGGCGATCGGCGTCTCCAACTTCCAGCCGAACCACCTGCGCCGGCTCCTGGAGAGCAGCACGGTGGTACCCGCCGTCAACCAGGTCGAGGTGCACCCCTACCTCACCCAGGACGCCGTACGGGCCTTCGGTGCCGAGCACGACATCGCCACGGAGGCCTGGTCTCCCATCGCCCAGGGCAAGGTGCTCTCGGACCCGGCGATCACGCGCATCGCCGAGCGGGTGGGGCGGACGCCCGCTCAGGTGACGCTGCGCTGGCACGTGCAGCGCGGGGACATCGTCTTCCCCAAGTCCGTCACGAAGAAGCGGATCGAGGAGAACTTCGAGCTCTTCGACTTCGAACTCACCGAAGGTGACATCGGCGAGATCTCCGCCCTCAACCGTGACGAGCGCACCGGGCCCGACCCGGACACGTTCAACGGCTGA
- a CDS encoding NAD-dependent succinate-semialdehyde dehydrogenase, with translation MSEQRKSSFATVNPYTGETLAEFPTIEGAEVDAVLETAGEAFDAWRKRSIEERAALVGRVAGLMRERKETLARLITLEMGKLISEARGEVDLAASILDYYAEHGPGFAAPEPLDVEEGEAYLVSEPLGVLLGVMPWNFPLYQVVRFAGPNLVLGNTVLVKHAGICPQSALALEVLFRDAGAPEGVYTNLFVSHDEISRIIDSPVVKGASLTGSERAGAQVAERAGRNMKPSLLELGGSDVFIVLDGEGLERTVGAAVAGRMANTGQSCVASKRFIVLAEVHDDFVEGMRRQFGALEAGDPSDEATTLGPLSSEQAASDLAEQIRETVQQGAELVIGGGRIDRPGAFVQPTILTGVKPGMRAYAEELFGPAAVVYRVEDEDEAIALANDSQYGLGGSVFCSDVERGRRVAERVETGMVWVNHPTSTQPDLPFGGIKRSGYGRELSKLGMQEFVNRKLVRVLPPDAELRGIAG, from the coding sequence ATGTCAGAGCAGCGCAAGAGTTCGTTCGCCACCGTCAATCCGTACACCGGTGAGACCCTCGCGGAGTTCCCGACGATCGAGGGCGCGGAGGTGGACGCCGTCCTGGAGACCGCGGGCGAGGCCTTCGACGCCTGGCGGAAGCGGAGCATCGAGGAGCGTGCCGCGCTGGTCGGGCGCGTCGCCGGGCTGATGAGGGAGCGCAAGGAGACCTTGGCGCGCCTGATCACCCTGGAGATGGGGAAGCTGATCTCCGAAGCCCGCGGGGAGGTGGATCTCGCCGCATCGATCCTCGACTACTACGCGGAGCACGGGCCCGGTTTCGCGGCCCCCGAGCCACTCGACGTGGAGGAGGGCGAGGCGTATCTCGTCAGCGAGCCGCTCGGGGTCCTGCTCGGTGTCATGCCGTGGAACTTCCCGCTCTACCAGGTGGTGCGCTTCGCAGGGCCCAACCTGGTGCTGGGTAACACCGTTCTCGTCAAGCATGCCGGGATCTGTCCGCAGTCCGCGCTCGCCCTCGAGGTGCTGTTCCGTGACGCGGGGGCGCCCGAGGGCGTCTACACCAACCTGTTCGTCAGCCACGACGAGATCTCGCGCATCATCGACAGTCCCGTCGTGAAGGGTGCCTCGCTGACCGGCAGCGAGCGGGCCGGGGCCCAGGTCGCGGAACGGGCCGGTCGCAACATGAAGCCCAGCCTGCTGGAGCTGGGCGGCAGCGATGTCTTCATCGTCCTCGACGGTGAAGGCCTGGAGCGTACGGTCGGTGCCGCGGTGGCCGGCCGGATGGCGAACACCGGGCAGAGCTGCGTGGCGTCGAAGCGGTTCATCGTGCTCGCGGAGGTCCACGACGACTTCGTCGAGGGGATGCGCCGCCAGTTCGGGGCGCTCGAGGCCGGCGATCCGTCCGACGAGGCGACGACGCTGGGGCCTCTCTCGTCCGAGCAGGCGGCTTCCGATCTGGCCGAGCAGATCCGCGAGACCGTCCAGCAGGGGGCCGAGCTGGTGATCGGCGGCGGCCGGATCGACCGTCCCGGCGCCTTCGTACAGCCGACGATCCTCACCGGTGTCAAGCCCGGCATGCGTGCGTACGCGGAGGAGCTGTTCGGGCCCGCCGCCGTGGTCTACCGGGTCGAGGACGAGGACGAGGCGATCGCTCTCGCCAACGACAGCCAGTACGGTCTCGGCGGTTCCGTCTTCTGCTCGGACGTGGAACGCGGCCGCCGGGTGGCCGAGCGGGTGGAGACCGGCATGGTGTGGGTCAACCACCCGACCTCGACCCAGCCCGACCTGCCGTTCGGCGGGATCAAGCGTTCCGGCTACGGGCGGGAGCTGTCGAAGCTCGGCATGCAGGAGTTCGTCAACCGCAAGCTCGTACGCGTGCTGCCGCCCGACGCCGAGCTGCGCGGCATCGCGGGCTGA
- a CDS encoding NAD-dependent protein deacetylase, producing MRMRPTLSWTPTEELSPGTTDLEPVADALSSGGVLVLSGAGISTESGIPDYRGEGGSLSRHTPMTYQDFIADAQARRRYWARSHLGWRTFGSARPNAGHRAVASFERHGLLSGVITQNVDGLHQAAGSEDVVELHGSLDRVVCLSCGTLSPRRELARRLEEANEGFAPVAATINPDGDADLTDEQVGDFRVVACTVCGGVLKPDVVFFGEAVPAERVESCRALVREASTLLVLGSSLTVMSGLRFVRQADRAGQPVLIINRDPTRGDRHAVTRIALPLGEALTALAGRLGVHVDGGVGGTA from the coding sequence ATGCGTATGCGCCCCACTCTCAGCTGGACCCCCACCGAGGAGCTGTCGCCGGGCACCACCGATCTGGAGCCGGTCGCCGACGCGCTGAGCAGCGGCGGTGTGCTGGTGCTGAGCGGGGCGGGCATCTCCACCGAGTCGGGCATCCCCGATTACCGGGGTGAGGGCGGGTCTCTGAGCCGGCACACCCCGATGACGTACCAGGACTTCATCGCCGACGCTCAGGCCCGTCGCCGGTACTGGGCGCGCAGCCACCTCGGCTGGCGCACCTTCGGCAGTGCCCGGCCCAATGCCGGGCATCGGGCCGTGGCCTCGTTCGAGCGGCACGGCCTGCTCTCGGGTGTGATCACCCAGAACGTCGACGGTCTGCACCAGGCCGCCGGCAGCGAAGACGTCGTGGAACTCCATGGAAGTCTGGACCGGGTGGTCTGCCTCTCCTGCGGCACCCTCAGCCCGCGCCGCGAGCTCGCCCGGCGACTGGAGGAGGCCAACGAGGGCTTCGCGCCCGTGGCCGCCACGATCAACCCGGACGGTGACGCCGATCTCACCGACGAGCAGGTCGGCGACTTCCGCGTGGTGGCGTGCACCGTCTGCGGCGGCGTACTCAAACCCGATGTGGTGTTCTTCGGGGAAGCCGTACCCGCCGAGCGGGTCGAGAGCTGCCGCGCACTGGTCCGTGAGGCCTCCACCCTGCTCGTTTTGGGCTCCTCACTGACGGTGATGTCCGGTCTTCGGTTCGTCCGCCAGGCTGACCGGGCCGGGCAGCCTGTGCTGATCATCAACCGGGATCCCACCCGGGGTGACCGCCACGCCGTCACCCGCATCGCGCTGCCGCTGGGGGAGGCCCTCACCGCCCTGGCCGGCCGGCTGGGCGTCCACGTCGACGGCGGGGTCGGCGGGACGGCGTAG
- a CDS encoding TMEM175 family protein: protein MRRVSRGSSSSARPDRLITLSDGIFAIAMTLLALDVRVAPGLDSEQFHDALRESTPQLAAYALSFLILSIFWRDQRQILLMSAKTGGLPQHLALAVLGVIALVPFPTSILAEYGAREPWAVAMYAATICLIDLLQLAMFATLRGRHGVRAVGEWRDTAADLGATVVVFGASVPIAFFAPQAAMWCWLALFPVKAALGRQERLRSTRRDSSPPAR from the coding sequence GTGAGGCGGGTGAGTAGAGGCAGCTCTTCATCAGCACGCCCCGACCGTCTGATCACGTTGTCCGACGGCATCTTCGCGATCGCCATGACGCTGCTCGCCCTCGACGTGAGGGTTGCGCCCGGCCTGGACTCCGAGCAGTTCCATGACGCGCTGCGCGAGAGCACTCCCCAGCTCGCCGCGTACGCGTTGAGCTTCCTGATCCTGTCCATCTTCTGGCGCGATCAGCGCCAGATCCTGCTGATGTCCGCGAAGACGGGCGGCCTTCCCCAGCATCTGGCCCTCGCGGTGCTCGGCGTGATCGCCCTGGTCCCGTTCCCCACGTCCATCCTCGCCGAGTACGGGGCCCGTGAGCCCTGGGCGGTGGCGATGTACGCGGCGACCATCTGCCTCATCGACCTGTTGCAGCTCGCCATGTTCGCGACGCTGAGGGGCCGGCACGGCGTCCGCGCGGTAGGCGAGTGGCGGGACACCGCGGCGGACCTGGGCGCGACCGTCGTCGTGTTCGGAGCCTCCGTGCCCATCGCCTTCTTCGCCCCGCAAGCGGCCATGTGGTGCTGGCTCGCCCTCTTCCCCGTCAAAGCCGCCCTCGGCCGACAGGAGCGGCTCCGGAGCACCCGGCGGGACAGCTCGCCCCCTGCCAGGTAG